Part of the Sphingobacteriaceae bacterium genome, TTCTCAAATTTATTTTAACCGGGGGCAGGATAGTTTAAAAATTGAGCAAGCCGCCATGTTGGTGGGTATGGCCAAAAATCCTTCCTTGTTTAATCCAATCCGTCATCCCGATACTACCATGCACCGTAGAAATGTTGTATTGCACCAAATGGTAAAGTACGGTTATCTTCAAAAGGAAAAATACGATAGTTTAAAAACACTTCCGCTGGGTTTAAATTTCCATCCCGAAGATCATAATGATGGACCGGCACCTTATATGCGCGAATATATACGCGATAATTTTCTAAAAGGTTGGTGCGAAAAACATATCAATCCCGAAACGAATGAACCTTACAATATTTACAAAGATGGTTTAAGAATTTATACCACAGTTGATTCGCGAATGCAAAAGTATGCCGAAGAAGCCGTGTATGAACACATGCAGGATCTGCAACGTATGTTTAATAAAGATTTAGCTACAAAAAGAAACTATCCTTTTGCCTGGAACGTGAGTAAAGATGAAATTAAAAAAATAATGGATGCTTCTATGAAAAGAAGTGACCGTTATCGCCTGGCAAAAAAATCAGGACTAAAACATGATGAAATAATAGCCACCTTTCACAAACCTGCACAAATGAAAGTGTATAGTTTAAGAGGAGATATTGATACTACCCTAACACCATTTGATAGTATTAAGTATTACAAAAGTTTTTTACAAACCGGATTTATGGCTCTGGAGCCGCAAACAGGTTATGTGAAAGCCTGGGTAGGAGGCATCAATCATAAACACTTTAAATATGATCACGTAAAAGTGAGTAAACGACAAGTTGGTTCAACGTTTAAGCCGTTTGTTTATGCGCTGGCTATACAGGAAGGATATTCTCCATGCCATCAAGTACCAAACGTGCGCACTTGTATTTCTTTACCGGAAGGAAAGGATTGGTGTCCGGAAAACTCCGATGGTCCTAACGATAAAAACAATGGTAAAATGCTTACGCTCAAAAAAGCATTAGCCAATTCAATAAACTATATTACCGCTTGGGTGATGAAACAATACGGGCCACAAGCTGTGGTGAAACTAGTGAAGCGATTAGGGGTTTCTTCTGAAATACCGGAAGTGCCTTCTATCTGTTTAGGAACTGCTGATATAAGTGTGTTTGAAATGGTGGCCGCCATGTCAACTTTTGCCAATAAAGGAACTTATATTCAACCAACATTCATTACCCGTATTGAAGATAAGAACGGAAAAGTGTTGGAAGAATTTATTCCAAATACCGATGAGGTTTTTAGCGAAGAGCGCGCTTATGCCATGATACAATTGATGCGTGGCGTGGTGGATGGTGGTACAGGTTCACGTTTGCGTTTTAGACATAATCTAAAAAATCAAATAGCCGGTAAAACAGGCACAACACAAAAAAATGCCGATGGTTGGTTTATTGGATTAACGCCTGAATTAGCGGCAGGTGCCTGGGTTGGTGGTGAAGACAGAAGTATACATTTTAATTCAATGGTAGAAGGACAAGGAGCAACCATGGCTTTACCTATTTGGGGTAAATTTTTTAATAAAGTGTATGCCGATGCCAAGCTGAAAGTGAGCAAAGGTGATTTTGAAAGACCAAAATTTTTAGATCCTAATTTGGAACTGGATTGTACCAAGTATGATGCAGCTGATAATTACGGATCATCTGATGTAAATGAATTTGATGAAAAGAGAATAGAATAATTTAAAGATGAAAGCCTATGCATTTTTAATGAAACGAAATTTTATTATAAAAACAGTAAGCTTTTTTTTGTTGATTTATAGCGTTCTGTGTTATTTTTCTGTTTTTGATTCTAATTCACATCATTGGTTAACCGTTTCTGATGCGCTAGGAATACAATTTCTTTATGATGATTTTATAATTGGGCAAGGTAATTTAAAAGATTGGTATTTTCCGGTTGCTCCTTCCGTTTTTCCCGATGTTTTTCTTTATTGTGTAACTCAATTATTTCATCAGAACTTCATGATTAGCATATTAATTTATGCCATTTTATTCATGATAATGCTTTCCATAACTAGTATGTATATTTTCGAAAAATCTGTTCCGGATTATTTAAAAGAATATAGTTGGCTAATACCTCTTTTATTTTCTCTCGTTTTTCTCGAATCTTATTATTTTACTCATGACATTATTTTGGCACAATTACTCACTTCTGCTTATTATCATTCGGGGCCGTTTTTAAATGCATTAATTATTTACGCAGTTTTTTTAAACGGATGGAACGATTGGATAAAAAGTATTTTTATTTTAGTTTTTTCATTTATCGCAACATTTTGTGATCTTTTATTTGTAGTGATGCTTAGTGCTCCTTTTGTTTTCTCACTATTCTTTACAATGAATAAATTGAATTGGAAAGCTTCTGTTCGCGCGGCATTAATGATAATTACCGGAAGCGTAGGAGGATTTTTATTTTATAAGTATATTAAAGATTCAGGCATCACCTATTTTTATGCGCCTGAAAAGATTTTCGCCTATGAAGACATATTAAGTTCTTGGACAGTATTCAGGGATCATATGCTTTTTTGGATTCAGTTGCCGGGTTTCAGGCAAATCCAAATGATTTTTACATTTATCAGTATTCCGATTATCGGAATATCAATATTGATGTTGCGTAAGAAAATTGCACCTAATGTGTATTTTTTACTAGTTTTTTCATTTTGTTTTTCATTAGCCGTTATCGGGGCTCCAATATTAAATGGAAGCTATATTAATGCTACCACGTTGCGATATTCAGCTTCTGTTTTTTATTTTTCTTTAATTCCATTGGCTTATATAATTGCTTATGTTTTAGAGCGTAAATTAAAAAGAGAGCACGTTCAAAAATTTATTATTCCAATTATAATAATTACTTTTTTGCTATTAATCACAATAAAATTTCAACCATCCGGATTAACAAAATATGCTAATTATTACCCCGAAAGAACACGGAAATTGGATAGCATAAGTGAAATATATAATTTAAAAAGAGGCATATCTACGCAAACACATTCAAAAGTGCTAACCTTGTTTTCAAAAAAGAAAATTGAAGTTCTTGCTGTCCAAAACGATGCTTGCATAGCTGAAATAGGCTCAAACATAAGTTGGTATTATAATGAGAAAAATTTTAATTTCATTGTCACTAATTTATTGAATCCCGATGTTGGAAATAAATTTGAAATACAAGATACAATTCGGTTTTGGGATGAAGAATTTAAGCAAGAGATTACCATTTTGAAGGTTAAAGATTTTTATTACCCAAATAAAACTTACAATCCGGTTAATAGATAAATTTTATTGAGTTAATTTGAATCCTTTCTCTCTGTAAAAAGGATAAATTCACTTATATTTGTATCACCAAAATTTATTTTATGATTAATAGAACTGTAAAAGATGTAGTGGAAGCTACACAAGGAATTAAAGACGGTATGACGATTATGCTTGGTGGGTTTGGTTTGTGTGGTATTCCCGAAAATTGCATTGCCCAATTAGTGAAAATGGGGGTAAAAAATTTAACCTGCATTAGTAATAATGCCGGGGTGGATGATTTTGGTTTAGGTTTGCTTTTACAAACTAAACAAATAAAAAAAATGATTTCAAGTTATGTGGGAGAAAATGATGAGTTTGAACGTCAAATGCTAAGTGGCGAATTGGAAGTTGAATTAATTCCGCAGGGGACTTTAGCTACACGTTGTTTGGCCGCCGGTTATGGCATGCCGGTAATTTATACTCCGGCCGGCGTTGGTACTGAAGTAGCTAATGGAAAGGAAACCCGAAAATTTAAATACAATGGCGAAGAAAAAGAATATTTAATGGAAAAAGCTTTCGAACCTGATTTTGCGATTGTGAAAGCCTGGAAGGGCGATACTGCCGGAAATTTAATTTTTAAAAGTACAGCCCGTAATTTTAATCCCATGATGGCTATGGCCGGTAAAATTACTATTGCTGAGGTTGAACATTTAGTGCCTGCCGGCGAGTTGGATCCTGATCATATTCATACACCCGGTATTTTTGTACATCGTATCTTTCAAGGAGAAAAATACGAGAAAAGAATTGAGCAAAGAACAACCAGAAAAAAATCATAAGCCGTATTAATCGTGCTGTTTAATTCACTCCACTTCTTAATTTTTCTGCCTGTACTGGTGGCAGCCTATTATCTCTTGCCGCATCGATTCAGATGGATGTTAATTTTTTTGGGTAGTTGCTACTTCTACATGGTGTTTGTGCCTAAATACATTCTCATTTTATTTTTTATTATTCTGGTTGATTATATCGCCGCACTAACCATAGAACAAGTAAACGGCCGTTTAAAATTATTTTATTTAATTGCCAGTTTGCTTACCAATATCGGTCTGCTCGCTTTTTTTAAATATTTTAATTTCATCAATGAGAATGTAATCGAATTGTTTTCTGTGTTCGGTAAGGATTTGCATAAATACAATTTAGATGTGATTTTACCGATCGGACTTTCATTTCACACTTTTCAATCCATGAGTTATACGATTGAAGTGTATAAGGGAAAACAAAAAGCGGAAAAACATTTGGGTTATTTTGCGAATTACGTTTTATTTTTTCCGCAAATGGTGGCAGGACCTATTGAACGTTATAGCGGTTTGGGCAATGAGTTGAGAAAAGAAGTTACACCTCTTTATGAAAATTTTTCAAATGGATTTCGGCTTATTTTATTTGGTTTCTTTATTAAAATGTGCGTGGCAGATAATATTGCACCTTATGTAAATGAAATTTATGCCGACCCTCAAAACTTTCATTCTTCTCAAATATTTTACGGTATTTTACTTTTTTCCATTCAAATTTATGCCGATTTCTTCGGCTATTCTACCATTGCACTAGGTAGCGCACGTTTATTGGGCGTTAATATCATGGATAATTTTAAAACGCCTTATTTATCTAAAAGTATTGGTGAGTTTTGGAGCAGGTGGCACATTTCATTAAGTTCCTGGTTTAGAGATTATTTATATATCCCGTTGGGAGGAAATAGAGTGAAGCTTCCGCGATGGATTTTCAATATTTTAATCGTGTTTATGGTTAGTGGCTTATGGCACGGAGCAAATTGGACCTTTGTTATATGGGGAGCCTTGCATGGAATTATGATTTTTTTAGAAAGAGGGTTTAATTACATAACTGGATTTAAAAGCAAAGCGGGTTGGGGAATAGTGAATATTTTATTGGCAGTTAAAACATTTTTAATCGTCTCTTTCATCTGGGTGTTTTTCAGAGCAGAATCTTTTGATAAAGCTTTTTTGGTTTTAAATTCTTTGTTTTCCAATATTCATATGCCGGGTGTAGAAATGCCGGTCATTTATTCAGTCGTACCGGCAATAGCCATGTTGATTTTTGAATTGTTTTTATACAAAAGCCGATTTGATGTTAAAATATCCAATTACAAAATTCCGGCTCGCTGGACCTTTTATTCAGTATTAATTTTTTGTGTAATGGCACTATCCGGTATACATAAATACACATTTATATATTTTCAGTTTTAATGATAAAGAAAGTATTGATACGTATAATGTTTATTCTTGTTTTGATTACAGGTGTAAATTATATATATATCTATACGTTTTATCCCATGAACTTGCGTGACTTATGTGAACATGTATTAATCATGAAACAAAAGTCCGACTCAACCGATGTGCTTTATTTTTCTGAGTCGTCTAACTTTAATGCCCGCGAAGATGATTCAACCTATCTCAGTATATCCGAACTCAGTAATTTATTTTATCCTTCAATTAAAATTCATGCGGTTAATCAACCTGCTTCTCATGCTGGAATTTATCGCTATTGGTTAAATCAAATTGATTTAAAAAATAATAAACCAAAAGCAATTGTAGTGGCCTTAAACATGCGATCTTTTGATGCGGCTTGGATATATTCTCCGGCGGAAAGTTCTTTGCAAGAATCAATCGCACTTCTACAACCCTATCCTCCTATAATCAATCGTTTTTTACTCTCACTTCAAGCGTTTAATGATATAACAGAAACCGAAAGAGAATTTAAAATGAAAGGATTATGGAAAAAAGAGAAGTTAACATTGAAAAATGGCGACTTAAAATATAAAAATACCTGGGACTGGGATAAAGCAATGGGGGAGGGTTCGTATTTAAAGGAAGATGGCTCTTGGGATTTTGATAAGATCAGATTGGCTTGTCATTATGTGAAAGCTTATGCCTTTAATATTAAAGAAACTAATCCGCGGATTAAAGACTTTGATTTTATTGTGAAATGGAGTGAAAAAAATGGTATCCCGCTTTATTTCAACTTGCTTGCCGAAAATATTGAATATGCCGATAGCCTGGTAGGTAAAGATTTAGTATTTTTAATGAAGGAAAATAGAGATTTTTTAATGAATCGATACAACACGGGTAATTGTAAAGTAATTGATAATTTAGAAAAAATAAATGGTTTAGAGTTTTCTGATCAAACCTGGACAACAGAACATTATGGTTATAAAGGAAGAATGATTATTGCTAGAAATTTAGCGGAAACTTTAAGGAATCAATTTAAAAACGAATATATAAAAGCGTACTGATATGTTAGATAAAAATGGAATCGCAAAAAGAATTGCAAAGGAAGTAAAAGATGGCATGTATGTTAATCTTGGAATTGGTATCCCAACACTTGTCGCTAATTATATTCCGGAAGGATATAACGTAGTGTTACAATCTGAAAATGGAATTTTAGGCATGGGCCCCTTTCCTTTCGAGGGTGAGGAAGATGCCGATTTGATAAATGCAGGTAAACAAACAATTACTTTGTTAAAAGGCTCAAGTATTTTCGATAGCGCCATGAGTTTTGGTATGATTCGTTCCCAAAAAGTAGATCTGACAATATTGGGTGCTATGGAAGTGAGTGAAAATGGAGATATAGCCAATTGGAAGATTCCCGGAAAAATGGTGAAGGGAATGGGGGGCGCCATGGATTTAGTGGCTAGTGCAAAAAATATTATTGTAGCAATGCAGCAAGTTAACAAAGCCGGCCAATCAAAATTTCTGCCTAAATGTGATTTGCCTCTTACCGGAGTTAATTGTGTAAAAAAGGTAGTAACCGAGTTGGGTGTATATGATATTGTACCTGAAGGAGGGTTTAAGTTACTTGAGTTAGCTCCTGGTGTTACAATTGAACAGGTAAAAAAAGCTACAAGCGGAAAATTGATTATTGAAGGTGATATAAAAGAAATGCAGCTTTAATGTTGAACGGTTGCAGATTAATACTTTTAACCGGCATTTTTATTTTTCTCTCAGCTTGTAAAGAGGATTACAAAACTATTCAAAAATTTACCGTTACTCCGGCAAATAGAGAACCCAAGGGGGATACTATTATGCACGACAATCAAGGGAATTTTGATTTTTCCAGAATCGTAAAAAAAAATGAAGCCGGTTTAACGGCGCTAATTAATATTTCTGAAGAAAACAGAAATAAAAAAATTTGGGTGATTTTTAGTGGAAGGTTAAGAACGAACTATGCACACTCCAATGCAACCATTTCAATTGCAGCAATTGGTTTAAATCAAACCATTGTAGTTTGGAATGCCTCATTCCTTAAATATTTTGTTACAGAAATTAATCAATGGTGTCCGTTTAAAGATTCAATACTGTTACCGCGTGAAAAATTAGAACAAAAGTATTCCATGATTAACACGATGGCTTTTTTAGGAAATTCAGAAAATGAAAATTTTGATGTAGATACGCTTAAAGTAGAATATAGAGTAGAGGTAACGGATTGAATTGGTTAGTTAAATATAAATCATTTGAGGCCGGCATTAGATCTGTCGAATCTTTGCTTTTCAATAATACCAAACGAAAATATATTATAGGCACATTAATATTTGTAATGGCCATGCATTTTTTTTGTAGTTATTTAGGTATTTACAATTTTATAAATAATAGACCATCATCAATTCATATATCCGCGCAAACTTCACGTGCAAGTATAGCATTAAATTATTACGAAAATGATTTGAATTTTTTTACACCACAATATCAGCGAACGATGGAAGGGAAAGGATATACCGGAATGGAGTTTCCCATTGTATATTACCTAGGCGCGGTTTTTTACAAAATATTTGGGTTTAATGAAATGTATATCCGTGCCATCAGTTTAACATTTACTTTTCTTGGTTTATTATTTTTCTATCTTTTTTCCTTAAAGTATTCTAAAAGTTTTCTATTGTCACTCGGCATCCTTTTTGCTGTAATTTGTTCACCTGTTTTTATTTTTTACACGCCTAATTTTATGCCAGACCCACCTAGTATAGCTTTTATTCTAGCCTCTTGGTATTTTTTATTTCGTTATGCAAAAACTAATAAAATTTCAAATTTAAACTGGTTTACTTTTTTTGTAACCCTGGGTGTTTTACTCAAGGTATCCGGCGCAATTTGTTATGGTGTTCTGGCATTGCTGCTGGTAGCCGATCATTATAAATTTTTCAAGAAAGAAAATTCAGAATATTTTTTCCTGAATAAAAAGAAAATTATTGTTCGGATGTTTTTGTCCGTTTTAATCGTAACCGGATGGTATAAATATTCTACCTGGTTTCCTAAAACTCATGGTGGTTCCACCTTTTTACTTTCTACCAATATGTATGAAAGTTGGGATGGATTATTGGAAGTATTGAGCTGGATGAAAAAATTATGGATGGAACATTATTATGCTTACGAAGGTTATGTGTTAATTTTAGCTGTAACACTTACCATTCTGTTAGCCATAAAATTGGCTAACCGCATCTTACTCTTTATAACACTATTCTACATAATGGGTTCTGCATGTTATTTCTTTTTATTTTTGAATCAGTTTATGCATCATGATTATTATGTCATTACCATGATGCCGGTGCTATTTTTTATGTTTCTGCTATTTGTGGATGTAGTGATAAAGCTAAGCGAAAAATATTTTTATCCCTTAAAATATATAGTAATGATGATTTTGTTTTTCAATCTGAAAGAAAGTTTTGCGTATGCTCGTACTAATTATGCCAACAGAAACAGCAACGCCATTTATTATTGGTCAGGTGATTTTAGAGCTTATGAAGACCTTGAGCCCAAATTACGAAAAATGGGCATCACCCGCGAACAACGTGTTATCAGTGGCTATGATTATACCGATTGCGCCAGTTTATATTTAATGAATCAATTGGGCTCCACTTTTGAAGAAAAAACACCTAAATATATTCTAGATAGTTTAATGATACACCCCAATGCCCAATTTTTGATACTTAATGATTCGGCTTCATTCAGAACTAATTTTGGTTACCATATGCCGGATAAAATTGTTGGATACCATAGGGGACTTATCATTTATAAATTAAAACCCTGATGCTTATAATTCAAACGGATTTCAAAAGTAATCAAAGCTATTTTTAATTATATTTGAAAAAGCCTAGGCATTGAAATTCACTTTAAATACATCTGCATTAAGCAAGCCCTCATCCTTATTTGTTATTTTTTGTTTTTGCTTTTGCACGTTTACTATGGATTTATGGCGAGCCTGGCATTTTGATCAAACAAATTTTGTTTGGGACGTGGCCAATTATTACAGTTATCTTCCGGCAAAGTTTTGCAATAATAATTCCTTCGATTTTAAAAATGGTACCGAAATGTATTTACCTAACGGACCCAACGGACAAAAAATGCCTAAGGTAACATACGGAATGTCTATTTTATACGCGCCTTTTTTTGCATTAGGATATAAAATTGCCTATAATGAAAAAGAAGCACTTGATGGCTTTAGTCAACCTTTTCGAATTTGTATTCACTGGGGAAGTATTTTGTATGGCCTTATAGGTTTAATATTTCTGCGTAATTTTTTGGTCAAATTTTTTAGCGAAATAGTTACGGTTTTCACTTTGGCGGTGTGTTTTTTTGGAACCACTTTGTTTTATTACACCATGGGCAATAGTGAAATGTCGCATACCTATTTGTTTTTTCTCATCAGTGGCTTTTTGTTGCTTTGTTATAATTGGCATGAAAAAGTAACCTGGCTTAGAACAACTTTTATAGGTATTTTGTTGGGTATTATCAGTTTAATTCGCCCTACGGAAATTTTAGTGGGTGCTATTTTTATTTTTTGGGGTGTAAATAATTTTCAATCACTTAAAAATAACATGCAAAAGTTTTGGCAAAATAAATTTCACTTGGTGTTAATTGGATTGATTATTTTGTTGATTTGGATTCCCCAATTTTTATTTTGGAAAAATATTAGTGGTAATTACTTTTTCTTTTCTTATGGAGATGAAAAGTTTTTCTGGACAGATCCACAAATCATTAATATTTTGTTTTCTTATCGCAAAGGATGGTTAACGTATAGCCCTTTAATTTGGCTGGTATTTATTGGTTTTTTCTTTATGAAAGATGAAGTTAAAAAACTGCGACCTGTAATTTTAATTCTATTAATCCTAAATATATACATGCTTAGTTGTTGGTGGGACTGGTTTTTTGGAGGGGGGTTTGGTGCCAGAGGGTTTACACAACATATAGCCTATCTTTCATTACCACTGGCTTCTTTTTTTAATTTCATTTTTCATAGTGAAAAAATTAAGGGTTTATTAAATTATCTTAGATTATTGGTAATTGCTATTGTATTCTCAGGCATTTCTCTTTCAATCGGACAAACTTATCAATACGTGAAGTTATACATACACTTTAACGCTATGTCTAAAGAATCATACTGGTATATTTGGGGTCGTTATTATTTAAATGAAGATGAAATTGGGAAATGGTGGGGTTTAATTAAATCTCCGGATTATGAAAAGCTAAAAAGCGGTGAAGACAGAGATCAATAAGAATATTTTGATAATTATTCCTTGCTATAATGAAGAGGGTAATGTCCGCACATTATATCAAAAAATTAAGGAAATTGAGATTCCGCATTGTAGGATTACACCCTTGTTTATTAATGATTATTCTAGTGACAACACCTTAAAAGTTTTGGATGAAATGGACGTAAATTATTTGGATAACCCAATTAATTTGAGAATAGGTGGAACAGTGCAAACCGGATTTTTATATGCTTGGGAATATGGTTATGATATAGCAGTACAAATGGATGGAGATGGTCAACATCCACCTAAGGAATTATCAAAATTAATCAGGCCTTTATTAAATGATGAAGCTGATGTGGTTATTGGCTCTCGGTTTATTCAAAAAGAGGGATTTCAATCATCAGTTATGCGCCGATTCGGAATTAAATTCTTTACCACGTTAAATAAAATGCTTGTTGGAATCACCATTCATGATTCTACATCCGGTTATAGGGCATACAATAAAAAGGCCATTCAGTTATTAACCGAATATT contains:
- a CDS encoding transglycosylase domain-containing protein, translating into MNKNKKYIRWLWILFMGPVLLLFLLLFLISSGTFGTLPKVDELLNPKNSLATIVYSGDMKILGKYYSENRVNVNFNQLDSDLVSALVATEDARFFEHSGVDVKALLRSVSGIFTGGSKGGGSTITQQLAKMMFPREKLSKPELVIRKMKEWIIASRLEKLYTKEEIMALYLNKFDFLNLAVGVKSASQIYFNRGQDSLKIEQAAMLVGMAKNPSLFNPIRHPDTTMHRRNVVLHQMVKYGYLQKEKYDSLKTLPLGLNFHPEDHNDGPAPYMREYIRDNFLKGWCEKHINPETNEPYNIYKDGLRIYTTVDSRMQKYAEEAVYEHMQDLQRMFNKDLATKRNYPFAWNVSKDEIKKIMDASMKRSDRYRLAKKSGLKHDEIIATFHKPAQMKVYSLRGDIDTTLTPFDSIKYYKSFLQTGFMALEPQTGYVKAWVGGINHKHFKYDHVKVSKRQVGSTFKPFVYALAIQEGYSPCHQVPNVRTCISLPEGKDWCPENSDGPNDKNNGKMLTLKKALANSINYITAWVMKQYGPQAVVKLVKRLGVSSEIPEVPSICLGTADISVFEMVAAMSTFANKGTYIQPTFITRIEDKNGKVLEEFIPNTDEVFSEERAYAMIQLMRGVVDGGTGSRLRFRHNLKNQIAGKTGTTQKNADGWFIGLTPELAAGAWVGGEDRSIHFNSMVEGQGATMALPIWGKFFNKVYADAKLKVSKGDFERPKFLDPNLELDCTKYDAADNYGSSDVNEFDEKRIE
- a CDS encoding CoA transferase subunit A; translated protein: MINRTVKDVVEATQGIKDGMTIMLGGFGLCGIPENCIAQLVKMGVKNLTCISNNAGVDDFGLGLLLQTKQIKKMISSYVGENDEFERQMLSGELEVELIPQGTLATRCLAAGYGMPVIYTPAGVGTEVANGKETRKFKYNGEEKEYLMEKAFEPDFAIVKAWKGDTAGNLIFKSTARNFNPMMAMAGKITIAEVEHLVPAGELDPDHIHTPGIFVHRIFQGEKYEKRIEQRTTRKKS
- a CDS encoding MBOAT family protein: MLFNSLHFLIFLPVLVAAYYLLPHRFRWMLIFLGSCYFYMVFVPKYILILFFIILVDYIAALTIEQVNGRLKLFYLIASLLTNIGLLAFFKYFNFINENVIELFSVFGKDLHKYNLDVILPIGLSFHTFQSMSYTIEVYKGKQKAEKHLGYFANYVLFFPQMVAGPIERYSGLGNELRKEVTPLYENFSNGFRLILFGFFIKMCVADNIAPYVNEIYADPQNFHSSQIFYGILLFSIQIYADFFGYSTIALGSARLLGVNIMDNFKTPYLSKSIGEFWSRWHISLSSWFRDYLYIPLGGNRVKLPRWIFNILIVFMVSGLWHGANWTFVIWGALHGIMIFLERGFNYITGFKSKAGWGIVNILLAVKTFLIVSFIWVFFRAESFDKAFLVLNSLFSNIHMPGVEMPVIYSVVPAIAMLIFELFLYKSRFDVKISNYKIPARWTFYSVLIFCVMALSGIHKYTFIYFQF
- a CDS encoding CoA transferase subunit B; amino-acid sequence: MLDKNGIAKRIAKEVKDGMYVNLGIGIPTLVANYIPEGYNVVLQSENGILGMGPFPFEGEEDADLINAGKQTITLLKGSSIFDSAMSFGMIRSQKVDLTILGAMEVSENGDIANWKIPGKMVKGMGGAMDLVASAKNIIVAMQQVNKAGQSKFLPKCDLPLTGVNCVKKVVTELGVYDIVPEGGFKLLELAPGVTIEQVKKATSGKLIIEGDIKEMQL
- a CDS encoding glycosyltransferase family 39 protein; protein product: MNWLVKYKSFEAGIRSVESLLFNNTKRKYIIGTLIFVMAMHFFCSYLGIYNFINNRPSSIHISAQTSRASIALNYYENDLNFFTPQYQRTMEGKGYTGMEFPIVYYLGAVFYKIFGFNEMYIRAISLTFTFLGLLFFYLFSLKYSKSFLLSLGILFAVICSPVFIFYTPNFMPDPPSIAFILASWYFLFRYAKTNKISNLNWFTFFVTLGVLLKVSGAICYGVLALLLVADHYKFFKKENSEYFFLNKKKIIVRMFLSVLIVTGWYKYSTWFPKTHGGSTFLLSTNMYESWDGLLEVLSWMKKLWMEHYYAYEGYVLILAVTLTILLAIKLANRILLFITLFYIMGSACYFFLFLNQFMHHDYYVITMMPVLFFMFLLFVDVVIKLSEKYFYPLKYIVMMILFFNLKESFAYARTNYANRNSNAIYYWSGDFRAYEDLEPKLRKMGITREQRVISGYDYTDCASLYLMNQLGSTFEEKTPKYILDSLMIHPNAQFLILNDSASFRTNFGYHMPDKIVGYHRGLIIYKLKP
- a CDS encoding glycosyltransferase family 2 protein, with the protein product MNKNILIIIPCYNEEGNVRTLYQKIKEIEIPHCRITPLFINDYSSDNTLKVLDEMDVNYLDNPINLRIGGTVQTGFLYAWEYGYDIAVQMDGDGQHPPKELSKLIRPLLNDEADVVIGSRFIQKEGFQSSVMRRFGIKFFTTLNKMLVGITIHDSTSGYRAYNKKAIQLLTEYYPDEYPEPEAIIYLSHKKMKLLEIPVIMDERVEGVSSIGSFNSLYYMIKVSLNSLFLHLKLKLNG